In Vicia villosa cultivar HV-30 ecotype Madison, WI linkage group LG7, Vvil1.0, whole genome shotgun sequence, the DNA window TCTCGCAATTTCGAGCCAAAGAAATGTACTTTGCAACTGTATGACAGTCGCAACAAATTCTCGTGTTCTTAACAACCCTAATTGGTGATCCACCTTTCATTTTCATTACTCCATATACCATTGCCAACTTCTCTGTGTGACTCAGAAGAATCTTCTCTTTCTCATTGTCATCAATGTTATGACATACACAACTGAGATCAGCTACATAACCAAGATTTTGTATCTCGGAAATTAATCGATATAGCTCGAAATATATTTCTCCTTGTTCTGGATGTGGTTTTCCATATGTCGAAAACATATGAATACGCTGATTAACTTGTGTCCAGCTCCAAACAGGTGGACTTCTCATCCCCAAAGCAATCATCAAGCATTTAACACGTTCCACGTCATCCCATTGGTTTAAACTCGAATATAAATTCATCATCAACACGTAGTTAGCAGAATTATTCGGTTCCATCTTGAAAAGCTTCTCTGCTGCAATCTCTGCTAGCTTAATGTTTTTGTGAATTCTGCAGGCTTTAAGAAGAGCACCCCAAATACTCGCATCCGGCTTTATTGGCATAGTTTTGATGAAATCTGAAGCTTCATCAAGAAAACCAGCTTTTCCAAGAAGGTCTACCATGCAACAGTAGTGCTCAATCGTTGGAATAATATTATAATCTTCTTGCATACTGTCAAAGAATTTCCATCCTTCATCGACTAAACCTGAATTCTTGCAGCCAGATAGAAGAGCTGTGAATGTTATCGCGTCAGGTCTAATGCCCTTTTCGCGCATTTTGTCATAGAGAATCATTACCTCTTCACCATGGCCATGTATAGCATGTCCCATCATCATGCAATTCCAACAAGCAAGCGTTTTCTCTTGAATTTTGCTAAAAACATTATGTGCTACTTCTAATTTTCCTGCTTTAATATACATATCAATGAGCGCTGTTTCAACGTATATATCATCTGCGATCCCAAGTCTCATACTAAAGCAGTGAATCTCTTCGCCTTTCTTCAACAGAGACAGTCCTGCACATGCACGAAGTAAGCTGCAAATCGTTGCCGAGTGAGGTTTTACATTTTCGGCTTGCATTTTGCTGAAAATCTGTAGGGCATTGGTGTATTTCCCGTTTTGAGAACATCCTGATATCAAAGCAGTCCAAGACACCACACTAGGAGTAACTCCAGAACTTTTGATCCGATTCATCACAGCCAAAGCTTCCTTGATCCGGCCTCGCATTGAATAACCTGAAACGAAACAATTCCATGTCACCAAATCAGGTTCTATCCCTTCCTCCTCCATCTGATTCAATAGTTCTTCGGCGTCACCAAACAGTCCCTTGAAGGAGTAACCTGATATCAATGAATTCCAGGTATAGATATTTTTGTTCTTCGCGTGACGGAACACTGCATGAGCCTTTTCTAAGCAATCATTCTTAACATACATATCCACCAATGTAGTGCAAACATAGACATCACAGTTAAGACTACTTCTCATTACGTAACCATGGATTTCTTTCCCGAATTTAAACAAACCTAATTCAATAACTGCCTTTAGAGCACTAGTTACCGAGCATGAATCTGGCTTGAAGCCTGCATAACACAAGCTCCGAAAACTAGTGAGAACCTTTTCGTATGACCCCTGAAGAACATAACCCGACAAAACCGAATTGCAAGTTATAATATCAGGTTTAACACCAGAACACTTCATTTCTTTGACGATAACATCGAATGCATCACTCACACAACCATCAACCGTATAACTCGAAATTATCGAGTTCCAAGATGATAAGCTACGATTACAAACCTCCATCGAATCAAAAACTGCTCTAGCTAGTTCAAATCTATTGTTTCTAGAGTACATACTAATAATGGAATTGCAAACTAAAGTATTCGAAACTAGTCCAAATCTTAAAGCATACCCATGAAGCTGTTTTCCTTCATTGAGAGCTCTTAATTTTCCACATGCTTGCAACATCTTAACAATGATACCAGGAGTAGCCTTTGCAGAAACTCTCTGCATATTACCAAACAATTCTAAGGCATTCTTCCATTTCTCGCTCCTCAAATTCGCCATAACTACCGTATTCCACAAAAAATCTTCTTGATATCGAGTCTCATGAAATACTTGATTTGCCTTATCTATACTCAAACATTTCTCATAGAAATTGATCAATGCACAATTCAAGTGTACATCATCATGAAACCCTTTCTTGATCAAACAAGCATGAATTTCCAAACCAACATATAAATCTCTTAAAGCCAAACAAATTTTCATAACAAAGGTGAAAGCTTTACTATCAAATTCCACACCTTTACTATGCAATTCATTGAAAACCACCAGAATCTCAAATGGGTCACCTCCAAAACTTTCAAATTCTTCCATAAAAGAATTGTACAAAAGATAATTCCTGGCAAAACCCACAAAGAACACTTTTATTGCTGACACAAAATCACCAAACTCCAAATAGTTTCTCATCATGGTTCCATCCATTGTAGTAAAGTTAACATTTTTAGGGCTTTTAACCATCTGGGCATGCATTTCTTTGACAGAATTCAAAGTTCTTAACTCATTGGATTCATCATAAGGGTGAAAAAAAGGAGAAATTTTTTGTGGTGAGAATTGAATAGAAGAAGAAGGAGGAAAATGGGTGTCTGGAATTGGAAGAGAAATCAAAGGGGGTGAAAGGCTTTTAGGTAGCAtgtgattttttttagggttttgatgAGAATAAGGATTAAGATGATGAAAAGGGGATAGATTATCTATGAAGATTTGTTGCTTAGAAAAATTACAAAAAGTCATTGGAATGAAGGAATTAGTACCATAAAAATTTGATGTTAGAAATTGTGTTAAGGTTTGGGGGTGTAGGGATTTGAGATTTTGGGATAAGGTTATCCTTGGAACTGAGAGTTCAAGTGTTGAACATAGAGAAGTTTAAGTGGCTGGGTCAGTGTGATTAGGTGTAATttctatgtttattttttatttttgaatttttacattaaaaaaataatgtatttATTGCTTTGCCAAAAATTTCATAtggatttaaaattcaaattatttttttatgaatttattaaaGCATTTCTTAGAGCAATTAGAGACATAACCTTTAATTATATATGTTGTAAGTATCTCTAATGTTTTATTGTTGTTATaggagagaaaaaagaaaaaaagaaagcaaaaataaaacaaaataaatgattAGTATATGGTAATAaatgagattttttttaaataaatatatttcccAACTTTTTTTTACACAAATATTCTTCAacttaaattcaaaaataatcatCTTTTCTAACTATATAACAAATTATTCGGACTTGGATCATCTCCTTCAATTTCTTCTCTCCAATTATCTCCTTCACacttttctctctatatctctctaatattttctctctcttcttctttttatcattttttcttgATGCAATTAATTCTACTACACTTGTTTTTGTGAAGGAGAGAAGGAGACGATCCATGGTCAAATTATtcatatttcaaacaaaaaattacAACAAAGAGCATGCGCTAGAACAATTGACGCGTGCTCTCAAAATTGTACTTAGGCGTCAAATTAATTGGTGCATGTATAtagcaaataaaataaaaatgaatacacACTGGCGCATGCTCTTTGATgcgatttttttttgtttgaaacatgGATAGTTTGGTATATAGTTGGAAAAGATGGTTAGTTTGGACATTAAGTTGGGAAAGAtggttattttgaaaaaaaatcaataaatgatactctataacatttgttaatagtGCAGAAGAGAGACAAGACAACCACTTATGCATCATCGCAAGAGATCTCATGTGAATAACATCTAACTTGACAAGAATATACGCGTAAGAGTTCCCCTTTTGAGAATATGGTGAATAGGGATGTTGCACTCATTAATAGTattgttttgaattatttttaaaaggttAGTTTCCTTCAAAGACAATTTCTTTTTGCACCAGAGAGACTCCACATAATAAAAAGAGTTATATAACCAACCTCACTAACCATGTTTTGTATTAAATTTAATTTCACATTATCAACTTCAAGAAACTTTGTAGAGATATATGAAAAGTCACACTTGATATGTGTGAGAAATATTAATACCTCAATATAGCAAGACACATTTGGTTTGAAGTGAGTTATGACAAATCTACCAAATAAAAATTGAACTTGTTCCAAGAGGTAGCTTCGACATCCAATTACAATTATATTTAGAATAATGACGGTGATGTATTGATGACATCCAATGAAACTCGTTTTTGGTATTATATTCGCAATTAAGATTTTTACTTCGTAACCAACAATCTTTAATAGAAGTAACAACAATCGGTTGCAATCTTTGAATCGAATTAGTAACTTCGTGGGGCACCGAAAAATTTAAACCTGTAATGATATTTCTATCATAAACTCTTAGGTGATTGAACTTTAAGCCCATAGGCTGAAGAGAAATGTCTTGGATATTCTCATAAAGAGGATGTTTTGAGAGCCATAGTTGAAATCAAACATTAATATCTCCATCTTCTATATGAAAAACTAAATCATCTTTTAACACATCCAAAGCCTTGAGAATAACTTTCCATGTAGTTAagtcattttttttcttatttaggAACATATTTTCTTTAAAGAGATATTTATCTTCTAAAAGTGAGTCTCAAAGTTTCTTGTTTTGTAATCGAGTGAGACGAATCCCTAAATTACCTAACTTTTTAGGATTAATAATCTTTTCCAACCAACCATATGTATGGATCAATCTCTCTTACCATATAAAAGAAAATTCCTCACAAATTTATCCAAAGGTCTTATAAACATATTGAAGAAACCAATAAACTTGTACATTATAAATAGGCAAATACTAAGAATAGTATTGGCAAAAGTGGCATGCATTGTCTTGTTCAATATTCTATCTTTCTAAGAAGCAATTTTTGAAGGTACTTATCATATATTTCTACTAAATTCTCTTCCCTTGTGCGTCCATATTTGAATCTCAATTATTTTTCTAACCGATTAGTAAACCTATACTGGCAAGTTTCTCAAGATCACCTTTAGTGGCTTGACTGACACCTTTAGAGGTCTGAGCTCTTGAATTATCTAAACTCAATCTGAAAcctaaaaaaagaacaaaaatcatccaaaatattagCAACGAATTGTGCTTGAGAAAATTTTACCTTTGCAGGGAGTAGTGCATCATCCGTAAAGAATAAATGAGATATTTTAGGATCAATATATGATATGCAGAGGTTTCTAGTGACCCTCTTGAACTTCTTTATCAAGTTAATTGCCAAAATTTACATGTAAAGAACAAAAACATCAGGGGATAAAGAACCTCCTTAGCAGAGGCCACAAAGAGATTTAAAGTGTTTAGTCTTCTTCCCATTCAACAACAAAGAATtataagtaaaggagatacaactCATAATCAATGAGATGATTCTAGAAGAAAATATAAAGTCATGAAGGGTCTCAGGGAGAAATCCCATTACACTCTTTAATAAGCCTTCTCAAGATCAAGCTTATAAATAATATCATCTTGTTTCTTCTTAGACTTTTCACATATGGTAAATGAACTTTTGGAGAATAATAATATTATCAATTATACATCTACCAGGAATGAAGTTACACTACCTAAGACTTACGATCTCACTAAGTATCAATCTAAAGTGGTTCACCAAAAATGTTGATACAACATACAAGTCACATTACACAAGCTAATAGGCAAAAATTTCTTGAAAGTGTGTGGatcatcaactttcaaaatcagaATCATAAAAGACTCTGCCACTTGAGGATCCATATAAAAAGTTTTCTAAACGGGCTACCCAACCCTAAACGATTCGGTCCCGACGAGCCTTGAGTTATAAGGTCCGACTAAAAAAACTTGTTACAATATAGGCTCAAAATATATTACCTGAATCCGATTCTAAATGCCTTATAGACTATACCCAACTCTAAACAtgcttttaaaataattttttattaaaaaatagtaatgATAAATTTCATAATATTTAGGCTTAATACTTTTGATTTGATCTTAGATTTCATTTTGAAcatttaacttaaaaaatatcatattggCCCCTCAATTTTTCAAAATGTACCACGTCAATCTCTTTTGTctaatagtgataaaaaagaaacCGGTCTCTAAATTCGTTACTAATTGTTGGAAATGACTAACGGGGTCCGTTATGGACAGTTGAAGGATCAATATGATACTTTTTTAGATAAGGGACCAAATTGAATCTCGTGATCTAGTTAAAGGACTAAAAGAGAGtattaaccctaaaatttattacaaatacaatatataaagtaaattactttaaatattatacattttaagtactatattactttaaaaaaataccatagcatgtttttaaatataatacaagTTTGAAATTGttcaaaataataaacaaatatcCAATATATCACAAACTAATAGAATACGAGAAAGCTGTGAAGTGAAAAGTGAAatcattaaatattaatttaattatattaatttataatattttacttGTATTGAATATAATAGGCGAGATAATTTTTAGTGAAGGAAGACAATTTAATGTGTTATTTTTGAGTGAAACAACATAAGCATTAGTATGATTTTTAGAATTTAGAGATAAATGGGCTAAACGGGCTACCTAAGGCCCATACGAGCTATCTCTAATGGGTATCAGACTTTTTAAGGTCGGGTCAAAAAGCCCATATGATTCAAACTCTTATTTTAAGGCCCAATACCTATGTAACATTTGTCAAAAGTATACttaacataattataaatatcATCCTTGAATCCTCCCAGAACAATTTAAAGAAAATTtgttggaactcattcaaactaAGGACTTTCTAGGATTTCATGCTCATAACATCTTGGTAGAATTCTTGCTTTGTAACTATTGTCAGAAGAGTAGTCTTTTGAACAATAATTAAAGAGAAAGTGCTAAAGGATGTAGAAGGGGGATTCAGACAATCCTTAGTGCAAAACAAACTTTTAAAATACCTTAAAGCCTAAAAATGCAAATTATCATTGCATGTGCACCATTCACCAAATGGAAAGATGGGCAGGTAGATTGGAGGTTTGTCGATATGAATATGTTTAGTAGTTATGATAGATTAGCTAGCGATAGTCCGGATAATGATGTGCCTATTGATAATGATAGTGACTTGGTGTGTTTTTCCTCAGGACTGAATAGCTTTATTATGACGTTCTCAACTTCAAAAAGTCTCACCTTATGTTAGGAGGATATGAATATTT includes these proteins:
- the LOC131616543 gene encoding pentatricopeptide repeat-containing protein At4g01030, mitochondrial translates to MTFCNFSKQQIFIDNLSPFHHLNPYSHQNPKKNHMLPKSLSPPLISLPIPDTHFPPSSSIQFSPQKISPFFHPYDESNELRTLNSVKEMHAQMVKSPKNVNFTTMDGTMMRNYLEFGDFVSAIKVFFVGFARNYLLYNSFMEEFESFGGDPFEILVVFNELHSKGVEFDSKAFTFVMKICLALRDLYVGLEIHACLIKKGFHDDVHLNCALINFYEKCLSIDKANQVFHETRYQEDFLWNTVVMANLRSEKWKNALELFGNMQRVSAKATPGIIVKMLQACGKLRALNEGKQLHGYALRFGLVSNTLVCNSIISMYSRNNRFELARAVFDSMEVCNRSLSSWNSIISSYTVDGCVSDAFDVIVKEMKCSGVKPDIITCNSVLSGYVLQGSYEKVLTSFRSLCYAGFKPDSCSVTSALKAVIELGLFKFGKEIHGYVMRSSLNCDVYVCTTLVDMYVKNDCLEKAHAVFRHAKNKNIYTWNSLISGYSFKGLFGDAEELLNQMEEEGIEPDLVTWNCFVSGYSMRGRIKEALAVMNRIKSSGVTPSVVSWTALISGCSQNGKYTNALQIFSKMQAENVKPHSATICSLLRACAGLSLLKKGEEIHCFSMRLGIADDIYVETALIDMYIKAGKLEVAHNVFSKIQEKTLACWNCMMMGHAIHGHGEEVMILYDKMREKGIRPDAITFTALLSGCKNSGLVDEGWKFFDSMQEDYNIIPTIEHYCCMVDLLGKAGFLDEASDFIKTMPIKPDASIWGALLKACRIHKNIKLAEIAAEKLFKMEPNNSANYVLMMNLYSSLNQWDDVERVKCLMIALGMRSPPVWSWTQVNQRIHMFSTYGKPHPEQGEIYFELYRLISEIQNLGYVADLSCVCHNIDDNEKEKILLSHTEKLAMVYGVMKMKGGSPIRVVKNTRICCDCHTVAKYISLARNCEILLKDAGRFHHFKDGKCACNDCW